A genomic window from Serratia liquefaciens includes:
- the nadA gene encoding quinolinate synthase NadA, which produces MSEMFDVNAAVYPFPPKPVPLDVAQKAFYREKIKTLLKQRNAVMVAHYYTDPEIQALAEETGGCVADSLEMARFGSNHPASTLLVAGVRFMGETAKILSPEKQVLMPTLHAECSLDLGCPEEEFHAFCDSHPDRTVVVYANTSAAVKARADWVVTSSIAVELIEHLDSLGEKIIWAPDRHLGNYVQKQTGADVLCWQGACIVHDEFKTQALMRMKALYPDAAILVHPESPQAVVDLADAVGSTSQLIQAAKTLPNPQLIVATDRGIFYKMQQACPDKELFEAPTAGEGATCRSCAHCPWMAMNGLKAIADGLEQGGALHEIHVDAALRQKALIPLNRMLDFAAQLKMQVKGNA; this is translated from the coding sequence ATGAGTGAAATGTTTGATGTTAATGCGGCGGTGTACCCGTTCCCGCCCAAACCCGTGCCGCTGGACGTTGCGCAGAAAGCGTTTTATCGCGAGAAGATTAAAACCCTGCTCAAACAGCGCAATGCGGTAATGGTGGCCCATTATTACACCGATCCTGAAATCCAGGCGTTGGCGGAAGAGACCGGCGGTTGCGTGGCGGACTCGCTGGAGATGGCGCGTTTTGGCAGCAATCATCCGGCTTCGACCCTATTGGTCGCCGGCGTGCGCTTTATGGGCGAAACCGCCAAAATCCTCAGCCCGGAAAAACAGGTGTTGATGCCGACGCTGCACGCAGAGTGCTCGCTGGATCTTGGCTGTCCGGAAGAAGAATTCCATGCATTTTGCGACAGTCACCCGGATCGCACCGTGGTGGTCTACGCTAATACCTCGGCGGCGGTAAAAGCCCGCGCGGACTGGGTCGTCACCTCCAGTATCGCCGTTGAACTGATCGAGCACCTCGACAGCCTGGGCGAGAAAATCATCTGGGCCCCGGACCGTCATCTGGGCAACTACGTGCAAAAGCAGACGGGCGCCGACGTATTGTGCTGGCAGGGGGCCTGTATCGTCCATGACGAGTTTAAAACCCAGGCCCTGATGCGCATGAAGGCCTTATACCCTGACGCGGCGATACTGGTGCATCCGGAGTCGCCACAGGCGGTGGTTGATCTGGCCGATGCGGTAGGCTCAACCAGCCAATTGATACAGGCGGCGAAAACTTTGCCTAATCCGCAGCTGATTGTCGCCACCGATCGCGGTATTTTTTATAAGATGCAACAGGCCTGCCCGGACAAGGAGCTTTTTGAAGCGCCGACCGCCGGTGAAGGGGCCACCTGTCGCAGCTGTGCGCACTGCCCATGGATGGCAATGAATGGCCTGAAGGCGATCGCCGACGGGCTGGAGCAGGGCGGTGCACTGCATGAGATCCACGTGGATGCGGCGTTACGTCAAAAGGCGTTAATCCCGCTGAACCGGATGTTGGATTTTGCTGCCCAATTAAAAATGCAGGTAAAAGGGAACGCTTAA
- the pnuC gene encoding nicotinamide riboside transporter PnuC, translating into MSFFSTSNILVHIPLGAGGYDLSWIEAIGTLFGLLCIWYASKEKIINYLFGLINVTLFAVIFFQIQLYASLLLQLFFFVANIYGWYAWSRQTQDNQAELKIRWLSLPKALGWAAVCVIGIALMTFNIDRVFAWLTQVAVTVMQGLGLSVQMPELQPDAFPFWDSAMMVLSIVAMILMTRKYVENWLLWVVIDVISVAIFAYQGVYAMALEYVILTLIALNGSWLWIKSAGNNQSRPLSSAP; encoded by the coding sequence ATGAGCTTTTTCAGTACCAGCAACATCTTGGTGCATATCCCGCTGGGTGCGGGGGGCTATGATCTGTCGTGGATTGAGGCGATCGGCACCTTGTTCGGTTTGTTGTGTATCTGGTATGCCAGCAAAGAGAAAATCATCAATTACCTGTTCGGTCTGATTAACGTCACGCTGTTCGCGGTGATTTTCTTCCAAATCCAGCTTTACGCCAGTCTGCTGCTGCAGCTGTTCTTCTTTGTTGCCAATATCTACGGCTGGTACGCCTGGAGTCGCCAGACGCAGGATAATCAGGCCGAGCTGAAGATTCGTTGGTTATCGTTGCCGAAGGCATTGGGCTGGGCGGCGGTCTGTGTGATCGGCATTGCGCTGATGACCTTTAATATCGACCGCGTTTTCGCCTGGTTGACCCAGGTTGCGGTGACGGTAATGCAGGGATTGGGCCTCAGCGTGCAAATGCCTGAGTTGCAACCGGACGCCTTCCCGTTCTGGGATTCAGCGATGATGGTGCTGTCGATCGTCGCGATGATTCTGATGACGCGCAAGTACGTGGAGAATTGGTTGCTGTGGGTGGTGATTGACGTGATCAGCGTGGCGATTTTTGCCTATCAGGGCGTTTACGCCATGGCGCTGGAATACGTGATCCTGACGCTGATTGCGCTGAACGGTTCCTGGCTGTGGATCAAAAGCGCCGGCAACAACCAATCGCGGCCTTTGTCTTCCGCACCTTAA
- the zitB gene encoding CDF family zinc transporter ZitB has product MSDSPHVHQPKDSNSKRLLTAFLVTAVFMIAEVAGGLISGSLALLADAGHMLTDAAALLVALMAVHFSQRKPNARHTFGYLRLTTLAAFLNAAALLVIVVFILWEAIRRFFEPQPVMGTPMLIIAIAGLLANLFAFWLLHRGSEEKNINVRAAALHVLGDLLGSVGAIAAAIVILTTGWTPIDPILSVLVSCLVIRSAWRLLKESFHELLEGTPQEVDIAKLQKDLCLNIPEVRNIHHVHVWQIGEQKLMTLHAQVIPPNDHDGLLRRIQGYLLEHYRIGHVTIQMEYQHCDTPDCGVNRAPEPSDHSHSGSHSHLGHHH; this is encoded by the coding sequence ATGTCGGACAGTCCGCACGTACACCAGCCGAAAGACAGTAATAGTAAACGCCTACTGACCGCTTTTTTAGTCACCGCGGTATTTATGATCGCCGAAGTGGCCGGTGGGTTAATTTCAGGTTCACTGGCGCTGCTGGCCGATGCCGGCCATATGCTCACCGATGCCGCTGCGCTGCTGGTCGCCTTGATGGCGGTGCACTTCTCGCAGCGCAAGCCCAATGCACGCCATACCTTTGGTTATCTGCGCCTGACCACCCTCGCGGCCTTCCTCAACGCCGCCGCGCTGTTGGTGATCGTGGTATTCATCCTGTGGGAGGCGATACGGCGTTTCTTCGAGCCACAGCCGGTGATGGGTACGCCGATGCTGATTATCGCCATTGCGGGGCTGCTGGCTAACCTGTTCGCCTTCTGGCTGCTGCACCGCGGTAGCGAAGAGAAGAACATCAACGTGCGGGCCGCGGCACTGCACGTGTTGGGGGATTTACTGGGGTCGGTGGGGGCCATTGCCGCAGCGATTGTGATCCTGACCACCGGCTGGACGCCGATCGACCCGATACTGTCGGTGCTGGTGTCCTGCCTGGTGATACGCAGTGCCTGGCGGCTGCTGAAGGAGAGCTTCCACGAGCTGCTGGAGGGGACGCCGCAAGAAGTGGATATCGCCAAACTGCAAAAAGACCTGTGCCTGAATATTCCTGAGGTGCGCAACATCCACCACGTCCACGTCTGGCAGATTGGTGAACAGAAACTGATGACGTTGCATGCGCAGGTGATACCGCCGAATGACCATGATGGCTTACTGCGCCGCATTCAGGGCTATCTGTTGGAACACTACCGGATTGGCCACGTGACCATTCAAATGGAATACCAGCATTGCGATACGCCCGACTGCGGAGTTAACCGGGCTCCCGAGCCGAGTGACCACTCACATTCCGGTTCGCATTCCCATCTGGGGCATCATCATTAA
- a CDS encoding ATP-binding protein, whose protein sequence is MMRALLLLLTLLLCVGSLAHAAQPVRYQLVSNLNIPPDLLIASEKNPWRDATLRIGIISENASPYNIIVDDDLYGLNADYLGYVQQVTGIHFQIYGFSDLAKLEQALHDGTVDLVYGIPQNEALHGLKISQPYYVSNLRVLRDRSNDRKVMLNSANARVAISTLTDMQAGNALKTVSSHVQRYDNNLQAVYALLNGSSDYFIADEASASFIIDQLQLGQLYQIESTLNLGNLSFVFAAANPALIETLNVAIADTPMELMNAIQSRWSKKIPSYLDTGNADLTQMEKSWVKTHPTVYYAAIENNFPFAYRGSGGQARGYAIDILNIIAQNTGLRFVPLWARNAEQADQLVQSGQASFRTALPLARGVKARYSASMPIHRSLWGVYVGQHDNGISTWSDLAGKRIGVLQGDLAQGLVPANEEQIRFADSKAMYDALANGQLDALVDNVISANFVALSRYSGAIKLAFAANNIAYPVAFGVRQDQPLLLAILDKNLMQIPSETLQSLRDEWIVDRSNLIDAVNENRMQPQTTWLLALLAAAILLLLGLTLRRFILQRRETREREVIEQARRHAEAENRMKSKFLATVSHELRTPMHAILGLLELELKRQPTPEGLPVIYSSASSLLNLLNDLQDHARLATGSLTLVPKAVALQPWIDHISALYRPLIGERPVTFGVSASDNLPAAVVIDGERLLQVANNLINNAIKFTPRGSIQVSLGWREQSAPLGELSLTVTDSGCGIAADEIDKLFQPFYRARGAQRVSVQGTGLGLSICKEIIEQMGGRIELHSQLGIGTEVTLSIPVSQVALGSAVQQADMPLNLPPPTLRVALIDDHPTNLLLMERQLRHFGLQPTLFEQGYPLLKAHREQPFDLLFIDYNMPRPDGLTLARLIRRDEQRHHRPACQIILCSADVQEFTRIPPELVAIDRFLTKPISLDALAQTLPQQSQALEQQLVLTDLQQSLADMAGNDRPMIQRLATTLLTTLRQDQQRLEQAVQSKDWLQLGQAAHRIKGSLLMLQLPAAASLCQQLVDSGREGTLLQATYTELSALVEQILIELDGLVSANASSIVMHHKDE, encoded by the coding sequence ATGATGCGTGCGCTTTTGCTGCTGTTAACCCTGCTGCTGTGCGTCGGTAGTCTGGCGCACGCGGCGCAGCCGGTACGCTATCAATTGGTCAGCAACCTGAATATCCCGCCCGACCTGCTGATCGCCAGCGAGAAAAACCCCTGGCGCGACGCGACGCTGCGCATCGGTATCATCAGTGAAAATGCCAGTCCCTATAACATTATTGTGGATGACGATCTTTACGGTCTGAATGCCGACTACCTGGGCTATGTTCAGCAGGTCACCGGCATCCACTTTCAGATCTACGGCTTCTCAGACCTGGCGAAGCTTGAGCAAGCGTTGCATGACGGGACAGTCGATCTGGTGTACGGCATTCCGCAAAACGAAGCGCTGCACGGCCTGAAAATTTCTCAGCCTTATTACGTCAGTAACCTGCGCGTGCTGCGGGATCGCAGCAACGATCGCAAAGTGATGCTCAACTCCGCCAATGCACGGGTGGCGATCAGCACCCTGACCGATATGCAGGCCGGCAATGCGCTAAAAACGGTGTCGTCCCACGTCCAACGCTATGACAACAACCTTCAGGCGGTGTATGCCCTGCTCAACGGCAGCAGCGACTACTTTATTGCCGATGAAGCCAGCGCCAGCTTTATTATCGACCAGTTGCAGCTCGGCCAGCTTTATCAGATCGAAAGTACCCTCAACCTCGGTAACCTGTCGTTCGTATTTGCCGCCGCCAACCCGGCGCTGATCGAGACCCTCAACGTGGCCATCGCCGACACCCCGATGGAGTTGATGAATGCCATCCAAAGCCGCTGGAGTAAAAAGATCCCCAGCTATCTCGATACCGGCAACGCCGATCTGACGCAGATGGAGAAAAGCTGGGTGAAGACTCACCCCACCGTCTATTACGCCGCCATCGAGAATAACTTTCCCTTCGCTTACCGCGGTTCCGGTGGGCAAGCGCGCGGTTATGCCATCGACATTTTGAATATCATCGCGCAAAACACCGGGTTGCGCTTTGTTCCACTCTGGGCGCGCAATGCCGAACAGGCGGATCAACTGGTACAGTCCGGCCAGGCCAGCTTTCGTACCGCTTTGCCACTGGCGCGTGGGGTTAAAGCGCGTTACAGCGCAAGTATGCCCATCCACCGTTCGCTGTGGGGGGTGTATGTGGGCCAGCACGACAACGGCATTTCCACCTGGAGCGATCTGGCCGGTAAACGTATCGGCGTGTTGCAGGGCGATTTGGCGCAGGGCCTGGTGCCCGCCAATGAAGAACAGATCCGTTTTGCCGACAGCAAAGCCATGTATGACGCCCTGGCTAACGGCCAGTTGGATGCGCTGGTGGATAATGTGATTTCGGCAAATTTTGTCGCGCTGTCGCGTTACTCCGGGGCGATAAAGCTGGCCTTCGCCGCCAATAATATCGCCTATCCGGTTGCCTTCGGTGTGCGGCAGGATCAACCTTTGCTGCTGGCTATTCTCGACAAGAACCTGATGCAAATCCCGTCGGAAACGCTGCAGTCACTGCGCGATGAGTGGATTGTCGATCGCAGCAACCTGATCGACGCCGTGAATGAAAACCGCATGCAGCCGCAAACCACCTGGCTGCTGGCATTGCTGGCTGCGGCGATCCTGCTGCTGCTGGGGCTGACCCTACGCCGTTTTATCCTGCAAAGACGCGAAACACGTGAACGGGAAGTGATTGAGCAGGCACGTCGGCATGCCGAAGCCGAAAACCGAATGAAGAGCAAGTTTCTGGCCACCGTCAGCCACGAGCTGCGCACCCCGATGCACGCCATTCTTGGCTTGCTGGAACTGGAGCTAAAGCGCCAGCCGACTCCCGAGGGGCTGCCGGTGATCTACAGCTCGGCATCATCATTGCTCAACCTGCTCAATGACTTGCAAGACCATGCCCGGCTGGCTACCGGCTCGCTGACCCTAGTGCCCAAGGCCGTGGCCCTGCAACCCTGGATTGACCACATCAGTGCCCTGTATCGGCCACTGATCGGTGAACGCCCGGTAACCTTCGGCGTGAGTGCGAGCGACAACTTGCCAGCCGCCGTTGTTATCGATGGTGAGCGTTTACTTCAGGTCGCTAACAACCTGATAAATAATGCCATTAAGTTCACCCCGCGCGGCAGCATTCAGGTCAGTCTCGGCTGGCGTGAACAGTCAGCGCCACTGGGGGAACTGTCGCTGACGGTGACCGACAGCGGTTGTGGCATCGCCGCCGATGAGATCGACAAGCTGTTTCAGCCGTTTTACCGCGCACGCGGCGCACAGCGCGTGTCCGTGCAGGGAACCGGGCTCGGGCTGTCTATCTGCAAGGAAATCATCGAGCAAATGGGCGGCAGGATAGAGTTGCACTCGCAGTTAGGCATCGGTACCGAAGTTACCCTGTCCATCCCGGTCAGCCAGGTCGCCCTTGGCTCGGCGGTACAGCAGGCCGATATGCCGCTCAATTTGCCCCCGCCGACCTTGCGCGTGGCGTTGATCGACGATCACCCCACCAATCTGCTGCTGATGGAGCGACAGCTGCGCCACTTCGGCCTGCAGCCGACGCTGTTCGAGCAGGGTTACCCGCTGTTGAAAGCCCATCGTGAGCAGCCGTTTGACCTGCTGTTTATTGATTACAATATGCCGCGTCCGGATGGCCTGACGCTGGCGAGGCTGATAAGGCGTGACGAGCAGCGCCATCATCGTCCGGCTTGCCAAATTATCCTCTGCTCGGCGGACGTGCAGGAATTTACCCGTATCCCGCCGGAGCTGGTGGCCATAGATCGCTTTTTAACCAAGCCCATTTCACTGGATGCACTCGCCCAGACGTTGCCACAGCAATCCCAGGCGCTGGAGCAGCAGTTAGTCCTTACTGACCTTCAGCAGTCCCTGGCCGATATGGCCGGTAATGACCGACCGATGATCCAGCGTCTGGCGACAACGCTGCTGACAACGCTGCGGCAGGACCAGCAGCGGCTTGAGCAGGCGGTACAGAGCAAGGACTGGCTGCAGCTTGGGCAAGCCGCGCATCGCATTAAGGGCAGCCTGTTGATGCTGCAACTGCCGGCGGCAGCCAGCCTGTGTCAACAACTGGTGGACAGCGGGCGTGAAGGAACATTGCTTCAGGCCACCTATACTGAATTAAGTGCGTTAGTGGAACAGATACTGATAGAACTGGATGGTCTGGTCAGCGCTAACGCGTCGTCTATTGTTATGCACCATAAGGATGAATAA
- a CDS encoding response regulator — protein MPSLLLVDDHPVVHVALEAALIKSSRRYHLQAVQDDVQALAQLATADFALVILDIGLPQVDGLQLLKKIRRHYPQQPILIYTAQEEDIYARMAYSAGANGFVHKGSRLEELVLAIETVLDGSLSFPAAAMTEEALPAEGTLLTPKELQVLGLLSKGLSNLQIAEMLNISNKTVSTHKKNILRKTGASNLLELVAVFKELAP, from the coding sequence ATGCCCTCTTTGTTATTAGTTGATGACCACCCGGTGGTTCATGTCGCACTGGAAGCGGCGCTAATCAAGTCATCCCGCCGCTATCACCTGCAGGCGGTACAAGACGACGTTCAGGCACTGGCCCAATTGGCCACGGCCGATTTTGCGCTGGTGATCCTCGATATCGGTCTGCCACAAGTGGACGGTTTGCAATTATTGAAAAAAATCCGCCGCCACTATCCGCAGCAGCCGATCCTGATCTATACCGCACAGGAAGAAGATATCTACGCCCGCATGGCCTATTCGGCCGGTGCCAACGGATTTGTGCACAAGGGCAGCCGGCTTGAAGAACTGGTGCTGGCGATTGAAACCGTACTGGATGGAAGCTTGAGCTTTCCCGCCGCCGCCATGACAGAAGAGGCGCTGCCGGCAGAAGGCACGCTGCTGACGCCAAAAGAACTGCAGGTGCTCGGGCTGCTCAGCAAAGGCTTGTCCAATCTGCAAATCGCCGAGATGCTGAACATCAGCAACAAAACCGTCAGTACTCACAAGAAGAATATTCTGCGCAAGACCGGCGCCAGTAATCTGTTGGAGCTGGTGGCGGTGTTTAAAGAGCTGGCGCCATGA
- the aroG gene encoding 3-deoxy-7-phosphoheptulonate synthase AroG — MNYQNDDLRIKEIKELLPPVALLEKFPATERAAETVSKARSAIHQILRGSDDRLLVVIGPCSIHDTKAAKEYAGRLLSLRQELSGELEVVMRVYFEKPRTTVGWKGLINDPQMDNSFQINDGLRLARKLLLDINDTGLPAAGEFLDMITPQYLADLMSWGAIGARTTESQVHRELSSGLSCPVGFKNGTDGTIKVAIDAINAASAPHCFLSVTKWGHSAIVNTSGNGDCHIILRGGKEPNYSAAHVKEVKEGLVKAGLPAQVMIDFSHANSSKQFKKQLEVNADVCKQIAGGEKAIMGVMIESHLVEGNQNLESGDPLVYGKSVTDACIGWEDTETVLRELATAVKARRG, encoded by the coding sequence ATGAATTACCAAAACGACGATTTACGCATTAAAGAAATTAAGGAACTCCTGCCACCGGTGGCCCTGTTAGAGAAGTTTCCGGCTACTGAGCGCGCAGCAGAGACGGTGTCAAAGGCACGCAGTGCCATTCATCAGATCCTTCGCGGCAGTGACGATCGCCTGCTGGTGGTTATCGGCCCTTGTTCAATCCACGACACCAAAGCGGCGAAAGAGTATGCCGGTCGCCTGCTGTCGCTGCGTCAGGAACTGAGCGGCGAGCTGGAAGTGGTGATGCGGGTTTATTTTGAAAAGCCGCGTACCACCGTGGGCTGGAAAGGGTTGATCAACGATCCGCAAATGGATAACAGCTTCCAGATCAACGACGGTCTGCGTCTGGCCCGTAAGCTGCTGCTGGATATCAACGATACCGGTCTGCCGGCAGCGGGCGAATTCCTCGACATGATCACCCCGCAGTATCTGGCGGATCTGATGAGCTGGGGCGCGATCGGCGCACGCACCACTGAATCTCAGGTGCACCGTGAGCTCTCTTCCGGCCTGTCCTGCCCGGTTGGCTTCAAGAACGGTACCGACGGTACCATCAAGGTTGCCATTGACGCCATCAATGCTGCCAGCGCACCACACTGTTTCCTGTCGGTGACCAAGTGGGGCCATTCAGCCATTGTAAACACCAGCGGCAACGGCGATTGCCACATTATTCTGCGCGGCGGCAAAGAGCCGAACTACAGTGCGGCGCACGTGAAAGAAGTCAAAGAAGGCCTGGTCAAAGCGGGCCTGCCGGCGCAGGTGATGATCGATTTCAGCCATGCCAACAGCAGCAAGCAGTTCAAAAAGCAGCTGGAAGTGAATGCAGACGTTTGCAAGCAGATTGCCGGCGGTGAAAAGGCGATTATGGGCGTGATGATTGAAAGCCATCTGGTGGAAGGCAACCAGAACCTGGAAAGTGGCGATCCGCTGGTTTACGGCAAGAGCGTCACCGACGCCTGCATCGGTTGGGAAGACACCGAAACCGTGCTGCGCGAGCTGGCGACAGCGGTGAAAGCGCGCCGCGGCTGA
- the gpmA gene encoding 2,3-diphosphoglycerate-dependent phosphoglycerate mutase, protein MAVTKLVLVRHGESQWNNENRFTGWYDVDLSDKGRTEAKAAGKLLKDEGFSFDFAYTSVLKRAIHTLWNILDELDQAWLPTEKSWKLNERHYGALQGLNKAETAEKYGDEQVKQWRRGFAVTPPELTKDDERYPGHDPRYSALTEKELPLTESLALTIDRVIPYWDEEILPRIKSGERVIVAAHGNSLRALVKYLDNLSEDEILELNIPTGVPLVYEFDENFKPIKRYYLGNADEIAAKAAAVANQGKAK, encoded by the coding sequence ATGGCTGTAACTAAGCTGGTTCTGGTGCGTCACGGCGAAAGCCAGTGGAACAACGAAAACCGCTTCACCGGTTGGTATGATGTTGATTTGTCCGACAAAGGCCGCACCGAAGCGAAAGCAGCAGGCAAACTGTTGAAAGACGAAGGTTTTTCTTTTGACTTTGCTTACACCTCCGTACTGAAGCGCGCTATCCACACCCTGTGGAACATTCTGGACGAACTGGATCAGGCCTGGCTGCCGACTGAGAAATCCTGGAAACTGAACGAACGCCACTACGGCGCGCTGCAGGGTCTGAACAAGGCTGAAACCGCAGAAAAATACGGTGACGAGCAGGTTAAGCAATGGCGTCGCGGCTTCGCCGTTACTCCACCAGAGCTGACCAAAGATGACGAACGTTACCCGGGCCACGATCCGCGTTATTCCGCACTGACCGAGAAAGAGCTGCCGCTGACCGAAAGCCTGGCGCTGACCATCGATCGCGTTATCCCTTACTGGGACGAAGAAATTCTGCCACGCATCAAAAGCGGCGAGCGCGTTATCGTTGCTGCACACGGCAACTCCCTGCGTGCGCTGGTGAAATACCTGGATAACCTGAGCGAAGACGAGATCCTCGAGCTGAACATCCCAACCGGCGTGCCGTTGGTGTATGAATTTGACGAGAACTTCAAGCCAATCAAACGTTACTACCTGGGCAATGCCGACGAGATCGCTGCCAAAGCGGCCGCCGTGGCAAACCAGGGTAAAGCGAAGTAA
- a CDS encoding PsiF family protein has protein sequence MRLITALPLLAGLLLSTNLMAAETAAKTPSPAQAAQQKRMTDCNQQATSKTLKGADRSTFMSTCLKSEGTAATKTLTPQQQKMKTCNADAKTKSLKGDERKTFMSNCLKKAA, from the coding sequence ATGCGTCTGATTACTGCACTTCCATTACTGGCGGGTTTACTGCTGAGCACCAATCTGATGGCTGCCGAGACCGCAGCAAAAACGCCATCACCAGCACAGGCCGCGCAGCAGAAACGCATGACCGATTGTAATCAACAGGCCACCAGCAAAACGCTGAAAGGCGCGGATCGCTCTACCTTTATGAGCACCTGCCTGAAATCCGAAGGCACCGCTGCGACCAAAACGCTGACTCCGCAGCAGCAGAAAATGAAAACCTGTAACGCCGACGCCAAAACCAAAAGCCTGAAGGGCGACGAGCGCAAAACCTTTATGAGCAATTGCCTGAAAAAAGCGGCCTGA
- the galM gene encoding galactose-1-epimerase, translating into MLSDSQTLAPDGQPYQLTQLKNAGGMTVTLMDWGATWLSAVLPLKSGKTRELLLGCRTPADYLNQAAYLGATVGRYANRIAHASLQIDGKPHPLVANQGEHQLHGGPEGFNARRWRITQQDQQQVSYALHSPEGDQGFPGNLDVQVNYRLTADNRLEISYQARTDRACPVNLTNHAYFNLDGAGTDARHQRLQLFADRYLPVDSEGIPYADLTPVADSGMDFRQPKTLLQDFLSDRCQQRVKGYDHAFLLHRTCGALDCPAAHLWSADGQVQMSVFTSAPALQLYSGNYLSGTPAREGGSYANYAGVALESEFLPDSPNHPEWPQPDCWLQPGQQYLSATHYQFYPI; encoded by the coding sequence ATGCTGAGCGACAGCCAAACGTTGGCCCCTGACGGCCAGCCCTACCAATTGACGCAGCTGAAAAACGCCGGCGGAATGACGGTAACGCTGATGGATTGGGGCGCTACCTGGCTCTCAGCGGTATTGCCGCTGAAATCGGGCAAAACGCGCGAGTTGCTGCTGGGCTGTCGCACCCCAGCAGACTACCTGAATCAGGCTGCCTACCTTGGCGCTACCGTCGGGCGCTATGCCAACCGCATCGCGCACGCCAGCCTGCAGATTGATGGCAAACCGCATCCGCTGGTCGCCAATCAGGGGGAACACCAACTGCACGGTGGGCCGGAGGGCTTTAATGCCCGCCGCTGGCGCATTACCCAGCAGGATCAGCAGCAGGTGAGCTACGCCTTGCATTCGCCAGAGGGTGACCAGGGTTTTCCCGGCAATCTTGACGTTCAGGTCAACTATCGACTCACTGCCGACAATCGACTGGAAATCAGCTATCAGGCGCGGACCGACCGCGCCTGCCCGGTCAATTTAACCAACCACGCCTACTTCAACCTCGACGGCGCCGGAACCGATGCCCGCCATCAGCGGCTGCAGCTGTTTGCCGACCGCTATCTGCCGGTCGACAGCGAAGGGATCCCCTATGCCGATCTTACCCCGGTGGCAGACAGCGGCATGGACTTCCGCCAGCCAAAAACGCTGCTGCAGGATTTTTTGAGCGATCGCTGTCAACAGCGAGTAAAAGGCTACGATCATGCCTTTTTGCTGCATCGCACCTGTGGCGCATTGGACTGCCCGGCGGCCCATCTTTGGTCGGCTGATGGCCAGGTTCAAATGAGCGTCTTCACCAGTGCGCCGGCGTTGCAGCTCTACAGCGGCAACTATCTGAGCGGAACCCCGGCACGCGAAGGCGGCAGCTACGCCAATTACGCCGGCGTGGCGCTGGAAAGCGAGTTTTTGCCGGACAGCCCGAACCACCCGGAATGGCCGCAGCCCGACTGTTGGCTACAGCCGGGGCAACAATACCTGAGCGCCACCCATTATCAGTTTTATCCTATCTGA